In Urechidicola croceus, a single window of DNA contains:
- a CDS encoding glycosyltransferase, whose protein sequence is MISAVVVSHNEGHLLDACLKSILFCDEIIVVDLESTDNTKEIAEKYEAKYIYHQKVPVVEIIHTWIQDKTKYDWILITDPDEVCSNDLSKELLEILPSVPLDIGLIDVPWKFYFGNHLLKGTQWGGVQRRVFLVNKNRFIFTKEVHRGRHLKKGYKPYIVKNKGNNFVHHFWMQNLRQLTAKHKRYLNREAESRYNSGERSTIKQILKTPLNEFYSSFWIKNGFKDGFTGFFLSLFWAWYETKAKLKLYIYSNKIKQNNLMF, encoded by the coding sequence CAGTAGTAGTTAGTCATAATGAAGGTCATTTGTTAGATGCCTGTTTAAAATCTATTTTATTTTGTGATGAAATTATAGTTGTAGACTTAGAATCAACTGATAATACAAAAGAAATTGCTGAAAAATATGAGGCAAAGTATATTTATCATCAAAAAGTTCCAGTTGTAGAAATTATTCACACATGGATACAGGATAAAACAAAATATGATTGGATATTAATTACTGATCCAGATGAAGTTTGCTCTAATGATTTAAGTAAAGAATTGCTAGAGATATTGCCTAGTGTACCTTTAGATATAGGATTAATTGATGTTCCATGGAAATTTTATTTTGGTAATCATTTATTAAAAGGAACTCAATGGGGAGGCGTTCAAAGAAGAGTTTTTTTAGTTAATAAAAACAGATTTATTTTTACTAAAGAAGTACACAGAGGAAGACATCTAAAAAAAGGATATAAACCTTATATAGTGAAAAATAAAGGAAATAATTTTGTACACCATTTTTGGATGCAAAATTTAAGACAATTAACTGCAAAACATAAAAGGTATTTAAACAGAGAAGCAGAATCTAGATATAATTCAGGTGAAAGAAGTACAATAAAACAAATACTTAAAACTCCATTAAATGAATTCTATTCTTCTTTTTGGATTAAGAATGGTTTTAAAGACGGTTTTACAGGTTTTTTTTTAAGTTTGTTTTGGGCATGGTATGAAACAAAAGCTAAGTTAAAATTATATATATATTCAAATAAGATAAAACAAAATAATTTAATGTTTTAA